One part of the Lotus japonicus ecotype B-129 chromosome 2, LjGifu_v1.2 genome encodes these proteins:
- the LOC130740488 gene encoding 60S ribosomal protein L35-like yields MARIKVYELRNKSKAELLNQLQELKAELALLRVAKVTGGAPNKLSKIKVVRLSIAQVLTVISQKQKAALREAYKNKKYLPLDLRPKKTRAIRRRLTKHQASLKTEREKKKELYFPLRKYAVKV; encoded by the exons ATGG CGAGAATCAAGGTGTACGAGCTCAGGAACAAATCGAAAGCAGAGCTTCTGAACCAATTGCAGGAGCTGAAAGCGGAACTCGCTCTCCTCCGTGTCGCTAAGGTCACCGGCGGAGCCCCAAATAAGCTCTCCAAAAT CAAAGTGGTTCGGCTTTCGATTGCGCAGGTGTTGACGGTGATTTCGCAGAAGCAAAAGGCTGCTTTGAGGGAAGCTTATAAGAACAAGAAGTATCTTCCTTTGGATTTGCGTCCTAAGAAGACTAGAGCCATCAGAAGGCGTCTCACGAAGCACCAG GCATCTTTGAAGACAGAGcgtgagaagaagaaggaactATACTTCCCACTGAGAAAATATGCAGTTAAGGTGTAA
- the LOC130735802 gene encoding protein SODIUM POTASSIUM ROOT DEFECTIVE 2-like: protein MKRMDLFCSSPASTAVTSSFVLHRSRSTKTYDHDRRKTQLHVPCSSQLPINPKPYFEKHRKSTSSDNKQHNSETRRKSSVEVNDLYTQYPITTDSSSRRHLLGDVPLIDWVSESKKITTMASSPHGAKAKPMVLTRNDSSSAHSKDQVVVLRVSLHCKACVGKVRKHISKMEGVTSFNIDMVTKKVTIIGDVSPLDVVASVSKVKKAQLWQSPTSSVLSSSSTPISLWST from the exons ATGAAAAGAATGGACTTGTTCTGTTCTTCCCCTGCTTCTACAGCAGTAACTTCTAGTTTTGTGTTACACCGAAGCAGAAGCACCAAAACCTACGACCATGATCGAAGGAAAACCCAGCTTCATGTTCCTTGTTCATCTCAATTGCCCATTAATCCCAAACCTTACTTCGAGAAGCACAGAAAGAGTACTTCATCAGATAATAAGCAACACAACAGTGAAACACGTAGAAAAAGCTCTGTTGAAGTCAATGACCTATATACTCAATATCCCATTACTACTGATTCTTCTTCCAGGAGGCATCTACTTGGTGATGTTCCACTCATTGATTGGGTTTCTGAGTCTAAGAAAATCACAACAATGGCTTCTTCTCCGCATGGTGCTAAAGCCAAGCCTATGGTTTTGACCAGGAACGATTCTTCTTCAGCTCATTCCAAGGACCAG GTAGTGGTTTTGAGGGTATCATTGCACTGCAAGGCCTGTGTAGGAAAAGTTAGAAAGCATATTTCAAAAATGGAAG GAGTGACATCATTCAACATAGACATGGTGACAAAGAAAGTGACGATCATTGGAGATGTGAGCCCACTTGATGTGGTGGCGAGTGTGTCCAAGGTGAAGAAAGCACAGCTATGGCAATCACCAACATCGTCAGTGCTATCATCATCTTCTACGCCAATATCTCTGTGGTCCACATAA